From the Nitrospiria bacterium genome, the window CGGTAAAGGTCTCGTCCTCCATCATCAGAACGGCACCGGCACCTTCTTTGAGCGGAGAGACTTTTTTGATTTTCTTGCCCAAGGCCTCGGGCCAGCTTAAGAAAAGACCGGGAAACGTTTTAATGAACGCCGTCTTCCGGTCGTTGGCAGCCCATTTCTCTTCAATGGAAGTCATGGTTTTCTCCAATGCGTAAACCGCAGGGGTGATTCATGGACTGCCCTTACCTCTTTCTTTTTCGTGCATTAAAAGCCGCTCGACCACCTCGCCCTTGACGATATGGCCATCCATGATCTCGTCGGCGTCCCCGATCGTCCGGACCGTATACCAGACACCTTCCGGATAGATCACAACGGAAGGACCGTTTGCGCAGTGGTCAAGACAACCGGCCTTGTTGGCGCGAACAATTCCCTTCAACCCTCGTCTCTTGACCTCGGAAGAAAAATGCTCCTGAATTTGTTTCGAATTTTTCGCCGAACAACTTCCCCGCGGATCGTCCGGTGTCCGTTCATTGATGCAGACGAAGATATGTTTTTTGAAACCCGGCATGCCTTCTCCTTCGGGCGTAAG encodes:
- a CDS encoding (2Fe-2S) ferredoxin domain-containing protein, which translates into the protein MPGFKKHIFVCINERTPDDPRGSCSAKNSKQIQEHFSSEVKRRGLKGIVRANKAGCLDHCANGPSVVIYPEGVWYTVRTIGDADEIMDGHIVKGEVVERLLMHEKERGKGSP